The Actinobacillus suis ATCC 33415 DNA segment TTAAGCAATTACTTCAGTTAATGATCCATTCACTTTATTCAAATAAAGAAATTTTCTTACGTGAATTAATTTCCAATGCGTCTGATGCGGCGGATAAACTGCGTTTTAAAGCGCTTTCGAATCCTGCTCTATATGAAGGTGACGGCGAATTACGTGTACGAGTGAGTTTTGATGAAACTTTAGGCACACTGACTATCAGCGATAACGGTATCGGTATGAACCGTGAGCAAGTTATCGATCACTTAGGCACGATTGCTAAATCAGGTACCAAAGAGTTTTTAAATTCGTTAGGTACAGATCAAGCAAAAGACAGCCAATTAATCGGTCAATTCGGGGTTGGTTTTTATTCGGCATTTATTGTAGCGGACAAAGTGACAGTGAAGACCCGTGCTGCGGGCGAAACACAAGCCGTACTTTGGGAATCTGCCGGTGAAGGCGATTACACCGTGGCGGATATTGAGAAAGCAACACGTGGTACGGACGTTATTTTACATCTGCGTGAGGATGAAAAAGAATTTTTAAGCGAATGGCGTTTACGTGAAATTATCGGTAAATATTCGGATCATATCGGTTTACCAGTTGAAATCCAAACTACCGAATACGATGAAGAAGGCAAAGCAAGCGGTCAAAAATGGGAAAAAATTAACAAAGCGCAAGCACTTTGGACTCGTTCAAAAAACGAAATTTCAGACGAAGAATACCAAGAGTTTTATAAGCATTTAAGTCACGATTATAACGACTCGCTTATTTGGGCACATAATAAAGTGGAAGGTAAACAAGAATATACCAGCTTACTTTATGTGCCGGCAAAAGCACCTTGGGATATGTTCAATCGTGAGCAAAAACACGGCTTAAAACTTTATGTACAGCGTGTGTTTATTATGGACGATGCAGAAGTGTTTATGCCAAATTATCTCCGTTTTATGAGAGGTTTACTAGATACGAATGACTTGCCGTTAAACGTTTCACGTGAGATTTTACAAGAAAATAAAGTCACCGCTTCATTGCGTTCGGCATTAACTAAACGAGCATTACAGCTATTAGAAAAATTAGCGAAGGACGATCAAGATAAATACCAAACCTTCTGGAATGAATTCGGTTTAGTGCTAAAAGAAGGCGTTGGTGAAGATTTTGCGAATAAACAACAAATTGCGTCATTATTCCGCTTTGCTTCAACCCAAACTGATTCTAGCGAACAAACAGTAGGTTTGGCGGATTATATCGGCAGAATGAAAGAAGGCCAAAAAGCGATTTATTTCTTAACCGCTGATAGTTATGTGGCTGCGAAAAATAGTCCGCACCTTGAACTGTTCAATAAGAAAGGCATTGAAGTGCTACTATTATCTGATCGTATTGACGAATGGGTAGTGGGGCATTTAACTGAATTTGACGGCAAACCGTTGCAAAGTATCACAAAATCGGATCTGGATTTAGGCGAGCTTGCCGATAAGGAACAAGAAGAGAGCCAAAAAGCGCAACAAGTGGAATTCGGATCTTTCCTTGAACGTGCGCAAGGCTATTTTGGTGACCGAGTGAAGAAAGTGGTATTAACGCATCGCTTAACCGACACACCGGCAGTGGTTTCAACCGATAATGATGAAATGACGACGCAAATGGCAAAACTGTTTGCCGCAATGGGACAAAAAGCTCCGGAAGTGAAATATACATTTGAGCTAAATCCGGATCATCGTATGGTTAAGAAAATCGCAGATCTTACTGATGAAACAGAATTCAATGATTGGATTGAATTATTGTTTGAACAAGCATTGCTTGCAGAGCGCGGTTCATTAGAAAACCCGGCAGCATTTATCAAACGTATGAATAAATTGCTTGGTTAATTGCTAGAAATATAAAAAAGGCTATCGAAAGATAGCCTTTTGTTTTTAGCTAAAAATTGCAATTTTTTCTGGAAATTTGACCGCTTGTCACACTTATTTTAAACGCTCAAAACCTTTTTCTAAATCGGCAATCAGATCTTCAACCGCTTCTAAACCAACGTGAATGCGAATCAGTGTACCGTTGAGTTTTCTTTCGATCGCCGGGCGGATGCGAGTAATTTCTTCCGGTTGGTTAGCTAAAATCAGTGATTCAAAGCCACCCCAAGAATAAGCCATGGTAAATAATTCGAAGTGATCTAAAAAGTTAGCTAATTGTTCATCGTTTAACTTTTGGTTAAGTTCGAATGAAAACAGACCGCTTGCCCCTTTAAAATCTCGTTTGAAAAATTCATGTCCCGGGCAGCTTGGTAACGCAGGGTGGAAGACTGCTTTTACTTCCGGACGTTGTGCTAGCCATTGTGCTACTTGAATTGAACGTTCTTGGTGTTCTTTCAAGCGAATACCGAGTGTACGTAACCCTCGTGCCGTGGTATAAGCTGAATCCGCATCAACCATTTGCCCCATCAAATATGAACGTTCACGAAGCTGATCCCAACAACGCGCATTAGATACGGCTGTGCCAATCATCACATCAGAGTGACCGACTAGATATTTAGTACCGGCTTGAATCGAAATATCAATACCGAATTCAAGTGCTGGGAACAATACACCGCCTGCCCAAGTATTATCGATCATAATTACGATATCTGGATTGACTTCACGAGCCACTCGAACCAAAGTCGGAATATCCGGTACTTCCATTGTTAGTGAGCTTGGCGATTCTAAAAATAGAACTTTAGTATTCGGCTGAATTAAGGCTTGAATCCCTTCGCCAATGAGTGGATCGTAATACGTAGTGCTTACGCCAATATTTTTTAAGATAACGTTACAAAAATCTTGGGTTGGTTCATAAGCCGCACCGGTCATTAACACGTGATCGCCTTGAGAAACAAACGCTAAGATTGAGTTAGTCACGGCTGCCGCGCCACACGGATAAAGGTAACAGCCTGTTCCACCTTCTAATTCACACATTGCATCTTGGAGAGCGAAATGGGTAAGCGTGCCTCGTCTGCCGTAAAATAATTCGCCTTTATAGCGATTGCGAGTAGCATTCTTTTTTTGTGCCACTGAGTCAAACACTAAAGAAGAGGCACGTTGAACGACAGGATTCACAGAACCTTGAGTATAACGAGATTTACGTCCGACATGGACAAATTTGGTTTCCAGTTGAGAGAAATTTGACATTGTGTTTCCTTATTGTAGTTATAAAAAAGCGGTCTGATTTCTGCAAAATTTTGCAAAAATTCGACCGCTTGTAAGGTTATCTGAATACGCTACGATATTGTGGTTTGGCACGTTTGAATTGGCTGATAAGTACGATAACAAAAGCAAGTGCGAACATTGCGAAGGCAACGATAAGCCATTCCGGCATGCCTAAGCCAAGCATTTCCCATTGTTTCTCACTACAATTTACCGGGCCAGGTGCAAAAATGCTTGGGAACCATTGATCAAACGGCATTGTCTGTGGGAATTCCGGTTTAAACTCACATTGATTCCAAGGAGAAGGATTTGCTTGATAATCATGGTGTTTGACTGCTAATGCAAGCCCTTTAAAGGCACTGAAGCCCCAAATGAATAAAGCAAGCCAGCGAGTAAGAAAAAAGCGAGGGGAGATAGAAGCAAGTAAACCGGCAATGATAAGTCCTAAAATCGCAAGACGTTCATAGACACACATGACACAAGGAACTAATCCCATTCCGTATTGGAAATAAATACCCGTTGCTTCGAGAGCAAATGCAATAAAAGCAAGTAATAGCCATGCTGTGCGATTTAATGATAGTTGTTTGAAATAGCTGAGCATAAGAGTTCCTTTAGTTTGAATTATATATGCATTGTACCTGATTTTACTCAGCTTTCGTAAAAAAATCTCCCTAAAAGTAGGGAGATTTTTTAGCGTTTAGCGACTGATAATCCAGCCCCAATCTGTCATGATTTCTGTAAACGGAGGAAGTAAATATTCCAATGTGAAGAAACCGACAGTCGACAATACGATAGTATAAGGTAATGCCATATACAACATTCTGCCGTATGAGAGTCGGATTAACGGCGCAAACGGTGAAGTGAGCAAGAATAAGAATGCTGCTTGTCCGTTCGGTGTCGCAACAGAAGGTAAGTTCGTACCGGTATTGATTGCCACCGCAATTAAGTCGAATTGTTCACGACCAATAATGCCTGAGGTTAGCGCATTTTTTGCTTCGTTAATATAAACCGTTCCTACGAATACATTGTCGGATACCATAGAAAGTAAACCGTTAAATACATAGAACAAGGCTAATTGAGAATGTGCATCCGCAGAGAGTACGAATTGGATAATCGGTTCAAATAATTTAAGATCCACAATTACCGCAACCACAGTAAAGAATACTACGATTAACGCAGTAAACGGCATTGGTTCTTGGAATGAACGACCGATTACGTGTTCATCTGTGATGCCACAGAATGCCGTACAAATGATGATAATCGTTAAACCAATGATACCAACATCAGCAAGATGGAATGCAAGCCCGATAATTAACCAAATACCGGTAAGCGCTTGAATCCCCATTTTTACACGGTCTTGCTGTGTCATACGCTGTTCTTTTAATAAATTATAACGTGCGAGGACACCCCATACACGACGTGGTAAACGCTCACCGTAACCGAATAATTTAAAGTGTTCTAATGATAAACACGTGATGACACCGAAAAGTAAGACAGGTAAGCTTACCGGTGCAACACGTAAGAAGAATTCAACAAAGCCCCATTCGGCTTGACCTGCAATGATTAAGTTTTGTGGCTCACCTACCATTGTCATTACGCCACCTAATGCACTACCTACAGCCGCATGCATCAACAGACTACGCAAAAATGCTCGGAATTGTTCGAGAATTTGTTTATTGGTAACGATTTTTTCGTCATTAGTAATATCTGTAGAATCCTCAAAGCTATTACCTGAAGCCACTTTATGGTAAACGCCATAAAAGCCAGTACCAACACTAATGATAACCGCAATAACTGTTAGTGCATCTAAGAATGCCGATAAAAATGTGGCACTGAGACAGAAAGCAAGAGAAAGAACTTTTTTAGAATGAATAGCAATAAGTAATTTAGTAAAAACATATAATAACAATTGCTTCATAAAATAAATGCCGGCAACCATAAACATTAACAATAAAATAACGTCAAAGTTTGCCATTATTTCTTCTTTTACATGGTGAGGACTGGTCATGCCGATAATAACTGCCTCAATCGCTAATAAACCTCCGGGCTGAAGCGGGTAACATTTTAGCGCCATTGACAAAGTAAAAATAAACTCGGCAACTAATACCCATCCGGCAACAAAAGGGCTAATAAAGAAAAAGACAAGAGGATTAATAACTAAAAAAGCCAAAATAGCTAATTTATACCATTCCGGCGCTTTACCTAAAAAGCTTTTAAATATAGCGTTCGAGCTATTCATTTAAAGTTCTCCTTGTAAATAAAAAATATAAGCTAATTGTAATCTAGTTTAGATTAAAGGATAATAGCACTTATCCCATATTTCTGTGGGTGTTTTTTGATTTTGGATAAGAATCGTTTCTTTATTTTTATTTTTGCGCCATTTTCGCAAATTATGTTATGGAGGCATAAACATGATGGACAGATCTTATATTTTAAAAGCTCAGAGTCCAGCTGCTCTTGCAGAAGAATATATCGTTAGAAGTATTTGGGATAATAAATTCCCTGCAGGAACAGATTTACCGGCGGAGCGAGAGCTTGCAGACCGTATCGGGGTAACTCGTACAACGTTACGAGAAGTGTTACAACGATTAGCCCGTGACGGTTGGTTACACATTCAACATGGTAAACCGACTCGTGTGAATGATGTTTGGGAAACAGCAGGTCCAAATATTATCAGTACGATTATTAAATTAGACAAATCGTATTTACCCGTCATTATTGCTAACGTGGTTTCATTACGTACCCGTATGGCAGAGTCTTATATCCCCGAAGCCGTCAAATTAAATCCAGAAGAATGTGTTCAGTATTTTGCACAATTAGATTCCTTACAAGATTCGGCTGAAGCATTTGCCAAATTTGACTATACATTATTTAGACAGTTTACTTTTTCGGCAAATAAACCTGTGTACGCCTTGATTTTAAACAGTTTTAAAGGAATGTACCATCAAGTTGCGAGCATTTTCTTTGCAGATCCGGTTTGTCGTCAACTTACTCTTGCTTTTTACCGAGAATTATTAAAAGCCTGTGTAGAGAAAGATGCGGAGAAAGCAGCTAATGCAATGGCTCAAAATCGTCAATCAAGTAGCGAAATTTGGGGCAAACTTTTACAAAGTATCCCAGAAAATTTTGGTGAACTAAAATAGGATATGTTTTGAACGAAATTCTCTTAACTTTAGAACCTCAAAACAATGCACGCCTGCAATCGCTTTGTGGCGCGTTTGATGAACATTTAACTTTAATTGAGAAAAGTTTTAATGTCACTATTGCTCGTAGCGGTTTCTCTTTTTCGATTCAAGCCGATGACGAGAACCATTATTCGGTGACATTAATCCAAAATGCGGCAAAGCTCTTAAAACAGCTTTACATTGATACCGCACCAATTAAAGGTAAAATCAAAGAATTGGATTTGGAAGATATTCATTTAGCTATTCAAGAAAGCCGAATGTTACTTCAAAATCAATGGAATGTTGGGGGACAAGGAGAGATTTCAATCAAAACGAAGCGAGGTGTGATTAAGCCGAGAGGTGAACATCAGCAAGCTTATTTAAGAAATATTCTTAGTCACGATATTAGTTTCGGTATTGGACCAGCTGGCACAGGAAAAACATTTCTTGCCGTTGCTGCCGCAGTAGAATCGCTTGAACGTCAAGAGATTCGCCGAATTTTATTAACTCGTCCGGCAGTTGAGGCAGGTGAAAAACTCGGTTTTTTACCCGGCGATCTTGGGCAAAAAATTGAGCCGTATTTAAGGCCTTTATACGATGCTTTATTTGAAATGTTAGGTTTTGAAAAAGCACAAAAATTAATGGAACGTAATGTGATTGAGATTGCGCCTCTTGCTTATATGCGTGGGCGTACCTTAAACGATGCGTTTATTATTTTAGATGAAAGCCAAAATACTACGACGGAGCAGATGAAAATGTTCTTAACTCGTATTGGTTTTAATTCAAAAGCGGTAATTACAGGGGATGTTACGCAAGTAGATTTACCTCGTAGCCAAAAGTCAGGTTTAAAACACGCAATGGAAGTGTTGAAAGATGTGCCTGATTTAAGTTTTAATTATTTTGATAGCCATGATATTGTCCGTCATCCGGTGGTGGCAAAGATTGTACAGGCTTATGATGTTTGGGAAGCAGAGGATGAACAGCGCCGTGAGCAACGTCGTTTGGAAAAACTTGCTCTAGAACAGCAAAAAATTTTAGAACAAGCAGAACAGTTATAAGAGATAAGCGGTTATTTTGGTAAAAAAATTTGCAAATTTGACCGCTTATTTATTAATAGAAAAAAGGCGAGAAGATTATTCTCGCCTTTTGTGTTTTTAAGTGAAATTATAAAATTTCTTTCGCTTTCGCTACAACATTCTCAACCGTGAAGCCGAATAGTTTGAATAACTGATCAGCCGGTGCAGATTCACCGAAGCTATTCATACCTACGATACGACCTTCAAAGCCAACGTATTTATACCAGAAGTCAGATAATTGTGCTTCGATAGCTACACGTTTTGTTACTGAACGTGGTAACACAGATTCACGATATGCTTCATCTTGTTTATCAAACACATTTGTGCTTGGCATTGAAACCACACGTACTTTTGTACCTTCTGCTGCTAATACATCAGCCGCTTTCATTGCTAAATCAACTTCAGAACCTGTTGCGATAAGAATTAAATCTGGGCAACCGCCTTTTTCACAGCATTCACGTAAGATATAACCACCACGTGCTACATTTGCTAATTGTTCAGCAGTACGTTCTTGTTGAGCAAGGTTTTGACGAGTGAAAATTAATGCACTTGGGCCGTCTTTACGTTCAACCGCTGCTTTCCACGCTACCGCTGATTCTACTTGGTCAGCCGGACGCCATGTTTCTAAGTTTGGAATGAAACGTAGTGATGCGGTTTGTTCTACCGGTTGGTGAGTTGGACCGTCTTCGCCTAAGCCGATAGAATCGTGTGTATACACGAATAATGAACGTTGTTTCATTAATGCCGCCATACGTACCGCATTGTGCGCATATTCATAGAACATTAAGAAGGTTGCGCCGTAAGGAATAAAACCACCGTGTAATGCAATACCGTTCATAATTGCAGACATACCGAATTCACGTACACCATAGTTAATGTAGTTACCGTCAACATTGTGATCCGCACGGATTGGTTTTGAACCAGACCATAAAGTTAAGTTAGAACTTGCTAAGTCTGCAGAACCACCTAAGAATTCAGGTAAGATATGCGCATAAGCTTCAATTGCATTTTGTGATGCTTTACGGCTTGCAATCGCTGCAGGGTTAGCTTGTAATTTTTCGATAAATGCTTTGCTTTCTGCTTCCCAGTTTGCCGGTAAATCGCCAGCCATACGACGTTTAAATTCTGCCGCTAATTCAGGGTGTGCCGCTTCATAAGCCGCAAATTTCGCATTCCATTCTTTTTCTACTACCGCACCTTGTGCTTTAGCATCCCAGTCTGCATAGATTTCTGCCGGAATTTCAAATGGAGCATATTCCCAATTAAGCGCTTGGCGAGTTAATGCGATTTCATCGTTACCTAATGGTGCACCGTGGCAGTCGTGTGATGCCGATTTGTTTGGAGAACCGTAACCGATGATCGTTTTACAGATGATTAATGTTGGGCGATCTGTTTCCGCTTTTGCATTTTCAATCGCAAATTTGATTTGTTCCGCATCATGACCGTCTACATTACGGATAACTTGCCAGCCATAAGCTTCAAAACGTTGTGCCGTATCATCAGAGAACCAACCGTCTACGTGACCATCGATTGAGATATTATTGTCATCATAGAAAGCGATTAACTTACCTAAGCCTAAAGTACCCGCTAGCGAACAAGCTTCATGTGAAATACCTTCCATTAAACAGCCATCACCTAAGAATGCATAAGTGTAGTGGTCAACAATTTGGTGGCCTTCACGGTTAAATTGTGCAGCTAATGTTTTTTCTGCAATCGCCATACCTACAGCATTGGTGATACCTTGACCTAATGGACCAGTAGTGGTTTCAACGCCCGGAGCATAACCATATTCTGGGTGACCAGGGGTTTTAGAATGTAATTGACGGAATTGTTTTAAATCTTCAATTGAAAGATCATAGCCTGTTAAGTGTAATAAGCTATAAATTAACATTGAACCATGGCCGTTTGAAAGTACGAAACGGTCGCGATCAGCCCATTTAGGATTGGTTGGATTGTGCTTTAAAAAGTCGCGCCATAATACCTCAGCGATATCTGCCATACCCATTGGGGCACCCGGGTGACCAGAGTTAGCTTTTTGTACTGCATCCATACTTAAGAAGCGAATTGCATTCGCTAATACTTTACGTTCTGCCATGTGTTTACTCCTAGACAAGAAAGTGACAAAAACTCTATAAATAGATAGATTTAGTTAATGAGATTAATTCTACACTATTTTTGAAGTAATACTCAAAAAATCTCTAGAGAAATCTGTGATCTTCTTCACAAAATATGAGAAAAAGTTGATTGAAAATGATTTGTTTTGATTAAGTTACATAATGGGGATATTTTGTGGAAAATTATGTTAATTGGTAAGGCTGAGTATTGATCTTAATGACTAAATACCATAGAATACGCACTCTTTTTGGCGTCGAGTAAATACTCGGCATATTATTTATTCACATATGGTACTTATCAGCGGATATACGAATGTATAACAAGATAAGTGGCGATATGGCTTCATTAGAGGTTTTCCAATGAAACAAGGTATTCACCCAGAATATACAGAAATTACTGCAACATGTTCATGCGGTAACGTAATCAAAACTCGCTCAACAGTGGGTAAAAACTTAAATCTTGATGTGTGCGGCAACTGCCACCCATTCTATACAGGTAAACAACGTGTTGTTGATACTGGTGGTCGTGTTGAACGTTTCAACAAACGTTTCTCAATCCCAAGCACAAAATAATTTCCGAATTATTGACAAAACCCCGCGTTTGCGGGGTTTTGTTTTTTAAGCACTCTGAATTCAAGCGGTTTGATTTTTAAGTTTTTTTGCAAGTTGCTGATTTAACCATTTACTTGCGTCTTGCAAATTAAATCCCTTAGTTTCATTATTATCATTCGTTACTTTTGTTGCAATAACCATAAAAGAATCAATTTGTGGTTTTGGTCTCGGATGCCAGCGAGCTAAGTTCGCTAAGTGATTGGCATAGAATGATAATAATGGCTTACCATAAGCGCAAGCCATATGAACACCACCGCCATCTACGGCAACCACTATATCTGAAGCATTGACTAATGCGCAGTAATTTAAGGTATTTGTTTGCGGGGAGATTTCCACTGGTACTTTTGTGGTGTTATTTAGTACTTGAAGATATTGTTCACTTGATTTGGTATAAGTGAGTAAAAAAGCAATCTTATCTAAATATTGAGGATCAATATTATTTAATAGACTTGCTAATTCAATAGCTGGAACCTCTCGCATACTTCCTTGTGGATTTAATAACACTCTAATTTTGTCTGTGTTATGCCAATAGGTATCAGCAAGTTCTCTGTATTCGGATGATACCGCTAAAGTATAATCATTAGGCTCTCTGATGAGATATGGAGCTAGTACAGAATGATGTAAGTAATCTGCAATATGTGTATTATTCGGAATTAGCGTAGTAAAGTCATAGTTTTTTACGGTTTCTAATGAATAATGCTTTTTTTTATCTTTACCGAAATTAATAAGAATTTTAGGGTTGAGTAACGAATCTAAAATAATTGATTTAGAGGTAAAGGTAGGCTGAAAATCGAGGTATAAATCCCATTTGCCTCGTTGTATTAAATAATTCAGTGGGCGTTCATCAATTAATTGATCAACAGAATCAGCTTGTGCAAAGAGTTGCTTATTACGCTCCGTAACCAATACGGCTGTTTTTACGTTAGGAAAGGCTTGCTTGATTTGCGCTAAATGGGCAATGTGTACAATAGCATCACCAATGGCATCTCCGATTGGTTTCAGTAGTACACTTTCAATCTCGTTTAATTTCGTTTCATTCGATGCAACTCGTTTGCCAAATAGCG contains these protein-coding regions:
- the htpG gene encoding molecular chaperone HtpG, which codes for MSTNQETRGFQSEVKQLLQLMIHSLYSNKEIFLRELISNASDAADKLRFKALSNPALYEGDGELRVRVSFDETLGTLTISDNGIGMNREQVIDHLGTIAKSGTKEFLNSLGTDQAKDSQLIGQFGVGFYSAFIVADKVTVKTRAAGETQAVLWESAGEGDYTVADIEKATRGTDVILHLREDEKEFLSEWRLREIIGKYSDHIGLPVEIQTTEYDEEGKASGQKWEKINKAQALWTRSKNEISDEEYQEFYKHLSHDYNDSLIWAHNKVEGKQEYTSLLYVPAKAPWDMFNREQKHGLKLYVQRVFIMDDAEVFMPNYLRFMRGLLDTNDLPLNVSREILQENKVTASLRSALTKRALQLLEKLAKDDQDKYQTFWNEFGLVLKEGVGEDFANKQQIASLFRFASTQTDSSEQTVGLADYIGRMKEGQKAIYFLTADSYVAAKNSPHLELFNKKGIEVLLLSDRIDEWVVGHLTEFDGKPLQSITKSDLDLGELADKEQEESQKAQQVEFGSFLERAQGYFGDRVKKVVLTHRLTDTPAVVSTDNDEMTTQMAKLFAAMGQKAPEVKYTFELNPDHRMVKKIADLTDETEFNDWIELLFEQALLAERGSLENPAAFIKRMNKLLG
- the metC gene encoding cystathionine beta-lyase: MSNFSQLETKFVHVGRKSRYTQGSVNPVVQRASSLVFDSVAQKKNATRNRYKGELFYGRRGTLTHFALQDAMCELEGGTGCYLYPCGAAAVTNSILAFVSQGDHVLMTGAAYEPTQDFCNVILKNIGVSTTYYDPLIGEGIQALIQPNTKVLFLESPSSLTMEVPDIPTLVRVAREVNPDIVIMIDNTWAGGVLFPALEFGIDISIQAGTKYLVGHSDVMIGTAVSNARCWDQLRERSYLMGQMVDADSAYTTARGLRTLGIRLKEHQERSIQVAQWLAQRPEVKAVFHPALPSCPGHEFFKRDFKGASGLFSFELNQKLNDEQLANFLDHFELFTMAYSWGGFESLILANQPEEITRIRPAIERKLNGTLIRIHVGLEAVEDLIADLEKGFERLK
- the dsbB gene encoding disulfide bond formation protein DsbB, with translation MLSYFKQLSLNRTAWLLLAFIAFALEATGIYFQYGMGLVPCVMCVYERLAILGLIIAGLLASISPRFFLTRWLALFIWGFSAFKGLALAVKHHDYQANPSPWNQCEFKPEFPQTMPFDQWFPSIFAPGPVNCSEKQWEMLGLGMPEWLIVAFAMFALAFVIVLISQFKRAKPQYRSVFR
- the nhaB gene encoding sodium/proton antiporter NhaB; translated protein: MNSSNAIFKSFLGKAPEWYKLAILAFLVINPLVFFFISPFVAGWVLVAEFIFTLSMALKCYPLQPGGLLAIEAVIIGMTSPHHVKEEIMANFDVILLLMFMVAGIYFMKQLLLYVFTKLLIAIHSKKVLSLAFCLSATFLSAFLDALTVIAVIISVGTGFYGVYHKVASGNSFEDSTDITNDEKIVTNKQILEQFRAFLRSLLMHAAVGSALGGVMTMVGEPQNLIIAGQAEWGFVEFFLRVAPVSLPVLLFGVITCLSLEHFKLFGYGERLPRRVWGVLARYNLLKEQRMTQQDRVKMGIQALTGIWLIIGLAFHLADVGIIGLTIIIICTAFCGITDEHVIGRSFQEPMPFTALIVVFFTVVAVIVDLKLFEPIIQFVLSADAHSQLALFYVFNGLLSMVSDNVFVGTVYINEAKNALTSGIIGREQFDLIAVAINTGTNLPSVATPNGQAAFLFLLTSPFAPLIRLSYGRMLYMALPYTIVLSTVGFFTLEYLLPPFTEIMTDWGWIISR
- the fadR gene encoding fatty acid metabolism transcriptional regulator FadR, with the translated sequence MDRSYILKAQSPAALAEEYIVRSIWDNKFPAGTDLPAERELADRIGVTRTTLREVLQRLARDGWLHIQHGKPTRVNDVWETAGPNIISTIIKLDKSYLPVIIANVVSLRTRMAESYIPEAVKLNPEECVQYFAQLDSLQDSAEAFAKFDYTLFRQFTFSANKPVYALILNSFKGMYHQVASIFFADPVCRQLTLAFYRELLKACVEKDAEKAANAMAQNRQSSSEIWGKLLQSIPENFGELK
- a CDS encoding PhoH family protein, with product MNEILLTLEPQNNARLQSLCGAFDEHLTLIEKSFNVTIARSGFSFSIQADDENHYSVTLIQNAAKLLKQLYIDTAPIKGKIKELDLEDIHLAIQESRMLLQNQWNVGGQGEISIKTKRGVIKPRGEHQQAYLRNILSHDISFGIGPAGTGKTFLAVAAAVESLERQEIRRILLTRPAVEAGEKLGFLPGDLGQKIEPYLRPLYDALFEMLGFEKAQKLMERNVIEIAPLAYMRGRTLNDAFIILDESQNTTTEQMKMFLTRIGFNSKAVITGDVTQVDLPRSQKSGLKHAMEVLKDVPDLSFNYFDSHDIVRHPVVAKIVQAYDVWEAEDEQRREQRRLEKLALEQQKILEQAEQL
- the tkt gene encoding transketolase, encoding MAERKVLANAIRFLSMDAVQKANSGHPGAPMGMADIAEVLWRDFLKHNPTNPKWADRDRFVLSNGHGSMLIYSLLHLTGYDLSIEDLKQFRQLHSKTPGHPEYGYAPGVETTTGPLGQGITNAVGMAIAEKTLAAQFNREGHQIVDHYTYAFLGDGCLMEGISHEACSLAGTLGLGKLIAFYDDNNISIDGHVDGWFSDDTAQRFEAYGWQVIRNVDGHDAEQIKFAIENAKAETDRPTLIICKTIIGYGSPNKSASHDCHGAPLGNDEIALTRQALNWEYAPFEIPAEIYADWDAKAQGAVVEKEWNAKFAAYEAAHPELAAEFKRRMAGDLPANWEAESKAFIEKLQANPAAIASRKASQNAIEAYAHILPEFLGGSADLASSNLTLWSGSKPIRADHNVDGNYINYGVREFGMSAIMNGIALHGGFIPYGATFLMFYEYAHNAVRMAALMKQRSLFVYTHDSIGLGEDGPTHQPVEQTASLRFIPNLETWRPADQVESAVAWKAAVERKDGPSALIFTRQNLAQQERTAEQLANVARGGYILRECCEKGGCPDLILIATGSEVDLAMKAADVLAAEGTKVRVVSMPSTNVFDKQDEAYRESVLPRSVTKRVAIEAQLSDFWYKYVGFEGRIVGMNSFGESAPADQLFKLFGFTVENVVAKAKEIL
- the rpmE gene encoding 50S ribosomal protein L31 yields the protein MKQGIHPEYTEITATCSCGNVIKTRSTVGKNLNLDVCGNCHPFYTGKQRVVDTGGRVERFNKRFSIPSTK
- a CDS encoding heptosyltransferase translates to MKKLIISLFGKRVASNETKLNEIESVLLKPIGDAIGDAIVHIAHLAQIKQAFPNVKTAVLVTERNKQLFAQADSVDQLIDERPLNYLIQRGKWDLYLDFQPTFTSKSIILDSLLNPKILINFGKDKKKHYSLETVKNYDFTTLIPNNTHIADYLHHSVLAPYLIREPNDYTLAVSSEYRELADTYWHNTDKIRVLLNPQGSMREVPAIELASLLNNIDPQYLDKIAFLLTYTKSSEQYLQVLNNTTKVPVEISPQTNTLNYCALVNASDIVVAVDGGGVHMACAYGKPLLSFYANHLANLARWHPRPKPQIDSFMVIATKVTNDNNETKGFNLQDASKWLNQQLAKKLKNQTA